In Phyllobacterium zundukense, one DNA window encodes the following:
- a CDS encoding putative bifunctional diguanylate cyclase/phosphodiesterase — MRTERNESISLELISLRTLYANKNAVWRTSVVQIIATLMIYIKTGHPIYVAFALAFFLTILCRIANATAFEQADLSTATPATLKKWEWRYLSGALTTCVLLGMLCFVSIYVLADSSAAITSVIIAVASMVALVTRNYVSPTVVVGMSVGILAPLFVTFILLGGFYNWLLALLIIPYFWSNLGIASNLRRSLFDALLGKRQLGVVANNFDAALNGMPQGLLMFDSNQTITVANMRAAKMLGFDRPEQLQGRSLEALLRLAQLGGGFTDDALGSLRVKIRDLLNGSKQRDTFVSPANRHYEFTATPDPQHGTVLVIQDVTRRADAEAQINRMARYDSLTGLPNRSQFAEIANTYPNTLQPGAQTILMVVDIDGLKRTNDTFGHRIGDELLRAFADRLASVDANHPVISRFGSDEFVLLFSATSHEEALLCVERVMATIAGQYVVSGHEILIGVHSGVAIADAAKFELAAMHMNADLALDVAKKETQKKWAVFVDTMDHSFRSKQRLKADLRRAIADGALSVAYQPIVNVRTLRMTSCEALSRWNHPEFGAISPAEFIPMAEEMGLISELTRSVIERAIKDCSRWESRIAVSVNLSSHDLQNMDMVNIIHSTLRQHDIEPHLLEVEVTEGAIITDRETTGSVLAELKDYGVQVAIDDFGTGYSSLSYLKDLPVTKVKIDRSFIADIVKEGRSLKLLRGIVQMSHELGLSVTIEGLETSEQSDLINQWIGAEYVQGYLYGAAMSADEIVKLLDIPMEQRLLAVKSDHASLLH, encoded by the coding sequence ATGAGAACTGAACGCAACGAGAGCATCTCGCTCGAACTCATATCGCTTCGCACACTCTATGCGAACAAAAACGCTGTTTGGCGAACGTCTGTCGTGCAGATCATTGCGACCTTGATGATCTATATCAAGACTGGCCATCCGATCTATGTGGCTTTTGCGCTTGCGTTCTTTTTGACCATCCTTTGCAGGATAGCGAATGCCACTGCATTCGAGCAGGCGGATTTATCGACGGCCACCCCGGCGACATTGAAGAAATGGGAATGGCGCTATCTGTCCGGTGCATTGACCACCTGTGTCTTGCTCGGGATGCTGTGCTTTGTCAGTATTTATGTATTGGCCGATTCATCGGCGGCGATCACCAGTGTTATCATCGCCGTCGCGTCGATGGTTGCGCTGGTCACGCGAAATTATGTTTCGCCCACAGTCGTAGTGGGTATGTCGGTCGGAATTCTTGCGCCGCTGTTTGTGACATTTATCTTGCTCGGCGGTTTCTATAACTGGCTGCTCGCCCTGCTGATAATACCGTATTTCTGGAGCAACCTCGGTATCGCTTCGAACCTGCGCCGGTCACTTTTCGATGCACTGCTGGGCAAAAGGCAACTTGGTGTTGTAGCCAATAATTTCGATGCGGCCCTCAACGGCATGCCTCAGGGCCTGCTGATGTTCGACAGTAATCAAACCATCACAGTCGCAAATATGCGAGCGGCGAAGATGCTGGGGTTTGATCGTCCGGAACAGCTGCAGGGACGTTCGCTCGAAGCATTGCTGCGTCTGGCTCAATTGGGGGGCGGCTTTACTGACGACGCGCTGGGATCGCTGCGCGTGAAGATCCGAGACCTCCTGAACGGCTCAAAACAACGCGACACCTTTGTTTCACCCGCGAACCGGCATTACGAATTTACTGCGACACCTGATCCGCAACACGGTACTGTTCTTGTTATTCAGGATGTCACGCGCCGGGCTGATGCGGAAGCTCAAATCAACAGGATGGCGCGCTACGACAGTTTGACGGGTTTGCCCAACCGCAGCCAGTTCGCCGAAATTGCCAACACATACCCAAATACGCTTCAGCCTGGCGCGCAAACCATCCTTATGGTTGTCGACATCGATGGATTGAAACGCACGAATGACACGTTCGGTCATCGTATTGGCGATGAGTTGCTCCGCGCATTCGCCGACCGCCTCGCTTCCGTGGATGCCAACCACCCTGTTATCTCGCGCTTTGGCAGCGACGAGTTCGTCCTCCTGTTTTCCGCAACATCACACGAGGAAGCGCTGCTGTGCGTCGAGCGCGTGATGGCAACAATCGCCGGCCAGTACGTTGTATCTGGCCATGAGATTTTGATCGGTGTGCATTCGGGTGTCGCGATCGCAGACGCGGCGAAGTTTGAGCTTGCCGCCATGCATATGAACGCTGACCTGGCACTTGATGTTGCCAAAAAGGAAACCCAGAAGAAATGGGCGGTCTTCGTCGATACGATGGATCACTCGTTCCGGAGCAAGCAGCGGCTCAAGGCGGATCTGCGCAGGGCCATCGCGGATGGTGCGCTGTCGGTTGCCTATCAACCGATAGTCAATGTTCGCACATTGCGCATGACGTCGTGCGAAGCGCTTTCCCGATGGAACCATCCCGAATTCGGTGCGATTTCTCCGGCTGAATTCATCCCGATGGCGGAGGAAATGGGGCTTATTTCCGAGCTCACCCGAAGCGTGATTGAACGTGCGATCAAGGACTGCAGCAGGTGGGAATCCCGGATCGCTGTTTCGGTCAATCTGTCGTCGCACGATCTGCAGAACATGGATATGGTGAACATCATTCATTCCACGTTGCGGCAGCATGATATCGAGCCGCATTTGCTCGAAGTGGAAGTAACGGAAGGTGCGATTATTACTGATCGCGAAACGACGGGCAGCGTCCTTGCGGAACTCAAGGATTACGGCGTACAGGTTGCCATCGATGATTTCGGAACGGGGTACTCCAGCTTGAGCTATCTGAAGGACCTCCCGGTGACGAAGGTCAAGATCGACCGATCCTTCATTGCAGACATCGTCAAGGAAGGCCGTTCGCTGAAACTCCTGCGCGGTATCGTGCAGATGTCGCATGAACTCGGATTGTCCGTGACAATCGAAGGGCTTGAAACAAGCGAACAATCCGACCTCATCAACCAGTGGATTGGCGCGGAATATGTCCAGGGGTACCTCTACGGAGCCGCCATGTCCGCGGACGAGATCGTAAAGCTCCTGGACATTCCTATGGAGCAGAGATTGCTGGCCGTGAAAAGCGACCATGCTTCGTTACTGCATTGA
- a CDS encoding aa3-type cytochrome c oxidase subunit IV, with product MAEHHDTSPAELGAPMDYKEHESTYSLFITLSKWGVISCLALVAAMAFGFFAGGFFSAIVLFIVICLAAWFLL from the coding sequence ATGGCTGAACATCACGATACTTCGCCTGCAGAATTGGGCGCTCCCATGGATTACAAGGAACATGAGAGCACGTACAGTCTGTTTATTACGCTCTCGAAATGGGGCGTGATTTCCTGCTTGGCGTTGGTGGCTGCAATGGCATTCGGCTTTTTCGCCGGCGGGTTCTTCTCTGCTATCGTTCTCTTTATTGTTATTTGCCTGGCTGCCTGGTTCCTTCTCTAG
- a CDS encoding branched-chain amino acid ABC transporter permease: protein MAYFLQLLFNGIHNAALYALLAYGYVLIHGLTHRTDLSLGAIFAFSGQTFILATAFGWTVLWMTLPAALSFGLLIAIVYVGIGGYAIAKLIYGPLEAGSRNTVLVATLGLSIFLMELSRIAANTRDYWLPPMLAAPVQLLGPQIDISLTQLQVVNILVAFAMIALGETIMLRTSAGRIWRAVSDEPAATAMCGIDPNRVRTQAILAGYGVCALAGFLTALYYGNVSFNTGMIFGLKILFITAAGGFSRPLYAAIGAAIIGMVESLWGGYFSVLWRDVAVFSLLVFVLATRINPQETERI, encoded by the coding sequence ATGGCATATTTTCTTCAGCTCCTTTTCAATGGGATTCACAATGCCGCGCTTTACGCGCTGCTTGCCTATGGATATGTGCTGATCCACGGCCTCACTCACCGTACCGATCTGTCTCTTGGCGCCATTTTTGCTTTTTCCGGGCAGACTTTCATTCTGGCGACCGCATTTGGATGGACCGTCCTGTGGATGACTCTCCCAGCCGCGCTGTCCTTTGGCTTATTGATTGCGATCGTCTATGTCGGCATTGGCGGTTACGCGATTGCCAAGCTCATCTATGGCCCACTTGAGGCCGGGAGTCGCAATACCGTTCTTGTCGCAACGCTCGGACTCAGCATCTTTCTGATGGAACTGTCGCGGATTGCCGCCAATACGAGAGACTATTGGCTGCCGCCGATGCTGGCCGCGCCCGTACAACTGCTCGGGCCACAGATCGATATCAGCCTGACACAATTGCAGGTCGTGAACATTCTTGTGGCATTCGCGATGATTGCACTCGGCGAGACGATCATGCTGCGGACTTCGGCAGGCCGCATCTGGCGTGCCGTGAGTGATGAGCCTGCAGCAACCGCCATGTGCGGCATCGATCCGAACCGGGTCCGGACACAGGCCATACTGGCCGGCTATGGCGTTTGCGCACTGGCTGGATTTCTCACAGCGCTTTACTACGGCAATGTCAGCTTCAACACCGGCATGATCTTCGGCTTGAAGATACTTTTCATCACGGCCGCAGGTGGATTTTCCCGTCCCCTGTATGCAGCGATCGGTGCGGCTATCATTGGAATGGTCGAATCACTGTGGGGTGGATACTTCTCGGTTCTATGGCGCGACGTCGCGGTGTTTTCGCTGCTCGTCTTTGTCCTCGCCACACGAATCAACCCGCAAGAGACAGAACGCATTTAG
- the rpsU gene encoding 30S ribosomal protein S21, which yields MQVLVRENNVDQALRVLKKKMQREGMFREMKMHDHYEKPSIKRARQKAEAISRARKLARKQAQREGLLPMPARKAPVRASAAR from the coding sequence GTGCAGGTACTCGTACGCGAAAACAATGTTGATCAGGCTCTCCGCGTTCTCAAGAAGAAGATGCAGCGCGAAGGCATGTTCCGCGAAATGAAGATGCATGATCATTATGAGAAGCCCTCGATCAAGCGCGCCCGCCAGAAGGCGGAAGCAATCAGCCGCGCCCGCAAGCTTGCCCGCAAGCAGGCTCAGCGCGAAGGCCTTCTGCCAATGCCGGCTCGCAAGGCTCCGGTCCGCGCCTCAGCGGCTCGTTGA
- a CDS encoding NAD(P)(+) transhydrogenase (Re/Si-specific) subunit beta: MSVNFATFLYLVSGVLFILALRGLSHPTTSRQGNFYGMIGMGISIVTTLALAEPSFKGLGMIVIGLAIGGSVGAYIAKRIAMTAMPQLVAAFHSLVGLAAVLVAAAAIYAPESFGIGEIGSIHGQALVEMSLGVAIGAITFTGSIIAFLKLDGRMSGKPIMLPGRHFLNAALLVAIIVLVVVLVLTESHVVFWLIVILSLVLGGLIIVPIGGADMPVVVSMLNSYSGWAAAGIGFTLGNLALIITGALVGSSGAILSYIMCKGMNRSFISVILGGFGGETATAGAGEVEQRPVKQGSADDAAFIMKNASKVIIVPGYGMAVAQAQHALREMADKLKAEGVEIKYAIHPVAGRMPGHMNVLLAEANVPYDEVFELEDINSEFAQADVAFVIGANDVTNPAAKTDPKSPIFGMPILDVDKAGTVLFIKRGMGSGYAGVENELFFRDNTMMLFADAKKMVENIVKALDH, encoded by the coding sequence ATGAGCGTGAATTTCGCAACTTTTCTTTATCTTGTCTCCGGCGTGCTGTTCATTCTGGCGCTACGTGGCCTGTCTCACCCGACGACCAGCCGTCAGGGTAACTTCTACGGCATGATCGGCATGGGCATATCGATCGTCACGACCCTTGCTCTGGCTGAACCCAGCTTCAAGGGCTTGGGAATGATCGTGATCGGCCTTGCCATCGGCGGTAGCGTGGGCGCCTATATCGCCAAACGCATTGCCATGACGGCCATGCCGCAGCTTGTTGCCGCCTTCCACTCGCTGGTCGGTCTGGCCGCGGTCCTCGTGGCGGCTGCTGCGATCTACGCGCCGGAATCGTTCGGGATTGGCGAAATCGGCAGTATTCACGGGCAGGCGCTGGTTGAAATGTCGCTTGGCGTTGCCATTGGTGCCATCACCTTCACCGGCTCGATCATCGCCTTCCTCAAGCTCGACGGCCGCATGTCCGGCAAGCCGATCATGCTTCCCGGCCGTCATTTCCTCAATGCGGCCCTGCTGGTTGCGATCATCGTGCTGGTGGTTGTGCTGGTTCTGACAGAAAGCCATGTCGTGTTCTGGCTGATCGTCATCCTGTCGCTGGTTCTGGGCGGTCTGATCATCGTTCCGATCGGCGGCGCCGATATGCCGGTTGTCGTGTCGATGCTGAACTCCTATTCCGGCTGGGCGGCTGCGGGCATCGGCTTTACGTTGGGCAATCTGGCACTGATCATCACTGGTGCGCTGGTCGGCTCCTCGGGTGCGATCCTGTCCTACATTATGTGCAAGGGCATGAACCGGTCGTTCATCTCGGTTATTCTCGGCGGCTTTGGCGGCGAGACGGCAACTGCGGGCGCCGGCGAAGTCGAGCAGCGCCCGGTAAAGCAGGGCTCGGCCGACGATGCAGCCTTCATCATGAAGAATGCATCGAAGGTCATCATCGTGCCGGGCTACGGCATGGCCGTGGCGCAGGCGCAGCACGCCCTGCGTGAAATGGCTGACAAGCTGAAGGCGGAAGGCGTTGAGATCAAATATGCCATCCATCCGGTTGCCGGACGCATGCCCGGTCATATGAATGTGCTTCTCGCTGAAGCCAACGTGCCTTACGATGAGGTGTTCGAGCTCGAGGACATCAACTCGGAGTTTGCCCAGGCAGACGTTGCCTTTGTCATCGGCGCCAATGACGTGACCAATCCAGCGGCAAAGACAGATCCGAAATCACCGATCTTCGGCATGCCCATTCTCGATGTCGACAAGGCCGGGACGGTGCTCTTCATCAAGCGCGGCATGGGCTCAGGTTATGCCGGGGTCGAGAACGAACTGTTCTTCCGCGACAATACGATGATGCTCTTCGCCGACGCCAAAAAGATGGTGGAGAACATCGTCAAGGCGCTCGACCACTAG
- a CDS encoding CGNR zinc finger domain-containing protein has translation MTFDWNAHRFSGGVLALDLANTVIFREAPDRSQDRFADPAEVPRFAIAAANFRQGEWGDIQFLSPLSQGDIAVLIDVREAINRLFRTAAYGEGLKPESLSAFLRLGSEIVCSIPEEQSLMLPQSSEKARQLSLAAAAFLSGMRLFEPARLERIKICPNCHWLYFDESRNRSRRWCDMRVCGNRAKARRHYSRNGRLAEISHV, from the coding sequence ATGACCTTTGACTGGAATGCTCATCGATTTAGCGGTGGTGTTTTGGCCCTCGATCTGGCCAATACCGTCATTTTCCGCGAGGCGCCGGACCGGTCGCAAGATCGCTTTGCTGATCCGGCCGAAGTGCCGCGTTTCGCGATAGCGGCTGCAAATTTTCGGCAGGGTGAATGGGGCGATATTCAGTTTCTTTCCCCGCTCTCACAGGGAGATATCGCGGTACTCATCGACGTTCGGGAAGCGATCAACAGGCTCTTCCGGACAGCCGCATATGGGGAAGGGCTGAAGCCAGAATCTTTGTCTGCGTTCTTGCGCCTTGGGTCGGAGATTGTCTGCTCCATCCCGGAGGAGCAGTCACTGATGCTCCCCCAGTCATCCGAAAAGGCTCGCCAATTGTCTCTGGCCGCAGCGGCGTTCCTTTCCGGCATGCGTCTGTTTGAGCCTGCGCGGCTCGAGCGCATCAAGATATGCCCGAATTGCCACTGGCTCTATTTTGATGAAAGCCGCAACCGCAGCCGGCGCTGGTGCGACATGCGTGTATGCGGCAATCGGGCGAAGGCCCGTCGGCACTATAGTCGAAACGGAAGGCTGGCGGAGATTAGCCATGTTTAG
- a CDS encoding NAD(P) transhydrogenase subunit alpha has translation MADATLEKALETLNQATEMVRQAAESMPDAAGAAAHAVTGGAVDPFVFRLAIFVLSIFVGYYVVWSVTPALHTPLMAVTNAISSVIVVGALLAVGLSASGAATGFGFIALVLVSVNIFGGFLVTHRMLAMYKKKEK, from the coding sequence ATGGCCGATGCTACACTCGAAAAGGCGCTTGAGACACTGAACCAGGCGACCGAGATGGTTCGCCAGGCCGCTGAAAGCATGCCTGATGCAGCGGGTGCCGCTGCCCATGCGGTCACGGGCGGTGCGGTCGATCCGTTCGTCTTCCGCCTTGCGATTTTCGTTCTGTCTATTTTCGTCGGTTATTATGTCGTTTGGTCGGTGACACCTGCTTTGCATACACCGCTCATGGCCGTCACCAATGCGATTTCGTCGGTCATCGTTGTCGGCGCGCTTCTGGCGGTCGGCCTTTCGGCAAGTGGCGCTGCCACCGGTTTTGGCTTCATCGCGCTCGTTCTCGTTAGCGTTAATATCTTCGGCGGATTCCTCGTCACCCATCGCATGCTCGCCATGTACAAGAAGAAAGAAAAGTGA
- a CDS encoding SDR family NAD(P)-dependent oxidoreductase, whose amino-acid sequence MTGDTSISVAGKTIAVTGGSSGLGLRMVQVLAAHGANVVSISRIPTPENEIRSNVMNILADVTVAADIERAFDEAEQQLGTITVLFNNAGVATVERALTTTREQLRHIFEVNVEGAFFMAQEAAKRMIAKNVGGSIINLSSILADAPIKGSAAYAMSKAAISQMTRSLALEWAPHSIRVNAIAPGWFPTRLNETIMDGPAKGFLKGRNPMRRLGEPEDIDGAVLMLASDASSYITGTVITIDGGHSLQG is encoded by the coding sequence ATGACAGGTGATACTTCAATTTCTGTTGCGGGAAAAACCATCGCGGTAACCGGAGGGTCATCGGGTTTGGGCCTGAGAATGGTGCAGGTTCTGGCAGCGCATGGTGCAAATGTCGTCTCAATTTCACGCATCCCCACTCCTGAAAATGAGATTCGGTCAAACGTCATGAACATCCTTGCCGATGTGACGGTCGCTGCCGATATTGAGCGCGCCTTTGATGAAGCGGAGCAGCAACTCGGAACCATTACCGTCCTATTCAACAATGCCGGGGTGGCGACCGTGGAACGGGCGCTAACAACGACACGCGAACAGTTGCGGCATATATTCGAGGTGAATGTCGAAGGTGCATTTTTCATGGCTCAAGAGGCAGCCAAGCGAATGATCGCCAAGAATGTCGGTGGGTCAATCATCAATTTGTCCAGCATCCTCGCCGACGCGCCGATCAAGGGATCAGCGGCCTATGCGATGTCGAAGGCGGCAATATCGCAGATGACACGCTCTTTGGCGCTGGAATGGGCTCCCCACAGTATCCGGGTCAATGCGATTGCTCCTGGCTGGTTTCCGACGCGGCTCAACGAGACAATCATGGACGGGCCCGCCAAAGGATTTCTCAAAGGTAGAAATCCGATGCGGCGCCTCGGGGAACCGGAAGACATTGACGGTGCCGTATTGATGCTGGCGTCCGATGCCAGCAGCTATATCACCGGGACGGTCATTACGATCGACGGCGGTCACAGCCTTCAGGGCTAG
- a CDS encoding tetratricopeptide repeat protein has translation MASYREPRSTLKSARFTGLLIASVLALAVAGCQSTSTTDMTGIDKAQGSTENISSLNEVIRNNPKDPEAYNVRGSAFGRAGRNNDAIKDFNTALQLNPNFYQAYANRALVYRNMGNTAQAVADYSKAIQLNPQYDAAYIGRGNLYRQAGQLDQAMNDFNQAIQLNTTDPRAYHNRGLIYQARNQHKQAIEDFSTAISLQPDAAEPYNGRGISYVALGDDDNAFDDFNTAIKLDGTIAEGWANQALIYEHRGDKARAAKSYAKAVQLDPKYKPALDGLTRTRKTS, from the coding sequence ATGGCCTCATATCGCGAACCTCGATCGACTTTAAAATCGGCTCGCTTTACAGGATTACTGATTGCATCCGTTCTTGCTTTGGCCGTCGCTGGATGCCAGAGCACCTCGACCACCGATATGACCGGTATCGACAAGGCACAAGGCTCGACCGAGAATATCAGTTCGCTCAACGAAGTCATTCGCAACAATCCCAAAGATCCAGAAGCCTACAATGTTCGTGGCTCCGCCTTTGGCCGTGCAGGTCGCAACAATGATGCGATCAAGGATTTCAACACTGCACTGCAGCTGAACCCGAATTTCTATCAGGCCTACGCCAATCGGGCGCTCGTCTATCGCAATATGGGCAACACTGCCCAGGCGGTCGCAGACTACAGCAAGGCCATACAGCTCAATCCGCAGTACGATGCCGCCTATATCGGCCGGGGTAATCTTTACCGTCAGGCAGGCCAGTTGGACCAGGCCATGAACGACTTCAACCAGGCCATCCAGCTCAACACCACCGACCCGCGCGCTTATCACAATCGCGGCCTGATCTATCAGGCGCGCAACCAGCACAAGCAGGCGATCGAGGATTTCTCGACAGCGATTTCGCTACAGCCGGATGCGGCCGAGCCCTATAACGGACGTGGCATTTCCTATGTTGCCCTCGGCGACGACGACAACGCCTTCGATGACTTCAACACAGCGATCAAACTGGACGGCACGATTGCCGAAGGCTGGGCCAACCAGGCGCTGATCTATGAACATCGTGGTGATAAAGCGCGTGCGGCAAAGTCCTATGCGAAGGCTGTGCAGCTTGATCCCAAATACAAACCAGCTCTCGATGGTCTCACCCGCACCCGCAAAACTTCTTGA
- a CDS encoding Re/Si-specific NAD(P)(+) transhydrogenase subunit alpha, with product MAQTLFIPKEIDTNEPRVGGSAETVKKLIGLGFTVIVETGAGTASRIPDREFEAAGATIGKAADVKGADVVLKVRRPATAELKSYKQGAVIIAMLDPYGNDAAVKELADAGVTAFTMEFMPRITRAQVMDVLSSQANLAGYQAVVDAAEEYDRALPMMMTAAGTVPAAKVFIMGVGVAGLQAIATARRLGAVVTATDVRPAVKEQVASLGAKFLAVEDEEFKAAETAGGYAKEMSKEYQAKQAALVNDHIAKQDIVITTALIPGRPAPRLVTREMYSRMRPGSVIIDLAVERGGNVEGAVAGKIVEVDGIKIVGHLNVAGRIAATASQLYAKNLVAFFETLVDKDSKSVKINFDDELVKATVLTHGGKVVHPNFANAAVAAPAAKPAAKKVAPAAKDAPVKAEAKKAAPKKATTPKAAPKKTEGEA from the coding sequence TTGGCTCAGACACTATTCATACCGAAAGAGATTGATACCAACGAGCCGCGCGTTGGCGGTTCGGCGGAGACAGTCAAAAAGCTTATCGGTCTTGGCTTTACTGTTATCGTGGAAACGGGAGCCGGTACGGCCTCGCGCATTCCGGACCGCGAATTCGAGGCGGCAGGTGCGACCATTGGCAAGGCAGCCGATGTCAAGGGTGCGGACGTTGTCCTGAAGGTTCGCCGTCCGGCCACCGCGGAGCTCAAATCCTATAAGCAAGGCGCTGTTATTATCGCCATGCTTGACCCTTATGGCAATGATGCAGCCGTCAAGGAACTGGCGGATGCCGGCGTGACTGCCTTCACCATGGAATTCATGCCGCGCATCACCCGCGCGCAGGTCATGGACGTTCTTTCCAGCCAGGCCAATCTTGCCGGTTATCAGGCAGTTGTTGATGCTGCCGAGGAATATGACCGCGCTCTGCCAATGATGATGACCGCAGCAGGTACGGTGCCAGCTGCCAAGGTATTCATCATGGGTGTTGGTGTTGCCGGACTGCAGGCTATCGCCACGGCGCGCCGTCTCGGTGCCGTTGTTACTGCGACGGACGTGCGCCCCGCGGTTAAAGAGCAAGTCGCCTCGCTCGGTGCCAAATTCCTTGCCGTTGAGGACGAGGAATTCAAGGCGGCTGAAACCGCCGGTGGTTATGCCAAGGAAATGTCGAAAGAATATCAGGCAAAGCAGGCAGCGCTGGTCAACGACCATATCGCCAAGCAGGATATCGTCATCACTACGGCCCTTATTCCAGGCCGACCGGCACCAAGACTGGTGACCCGCGAGATGTATTCGCGTATGCGCCCTGGCTCTGTGATCATTGATCTTGCGGTCGAGCGTGGCGGCAATGTCGAAGGCGCAGTCGCCGGAAAGATCGTCGAAGTCGATGGCATCAAGATCGTTGGCCATCTGAATGTTGCTGGCCGCATCGCTGCCACGGCATCGCAGCTTTATGCAAAGAACCTCGTCGCCTTCTTCGAGACGCTGGTCGACAAGGACAGCAAGAGCGTCAAGATCAATTTTGATGACGAACTGGTCAAGGCAACCGTGCTGACGCATGGCGGCAAGGTAGTTCATCCGAATTTTGCAAATGCTGCTGTGGCTGCTCCTGCAGCGAAGCCTGCCGCCAAGAAGGTAGCGCCGGCCGCAAAGGATGCGCCCGTAAAGGCGGAGGCCAAGAAAGCGGCTCCCAAAAAGGCCACGACGCCCAAAGCTGCACCCAAGAAGACTGAAGGAGAGGCGTGA
- a CDS encoding NAD(P)H-dependent oxidoreductase has protein sequence MGKRFVVVLAHPLKDSLCAHLTALTASLIGEAGHDLQILDLYERDFDPRLSSNERRSYYATEHDSTAIAEYADLLQTADVLVLIFPTWWFGLPAILKGWIDRVFAPGIAYDHAPDFGRMVPRLTKLQSCLAITTLGSPWWIDWLIMFRPVRRILSRAIIGTCAPTARFSMLSLYNTEKISIGRLAAFERMLTQKLQKLI, from the coding sequence ATGGGCAAGCGCTTTGTCGTTGTCCTGGCCCATCCTCTCAAGGATAGTCTTTGCGCGCATTTGACGGCGTTAACTGCTTCTTTGATCGGCGAGGCCGGGCACGATCTGCAAATCCTCGATCTATATGAGCGGGATTTCGATCCCCGCCTCTCATCAAACGAGCGGCGAAGCTATTATGCGACTGAACATGATTCCACTGCGATCGCCGAATACGCAGACCTACTTCAGACGGCAGATGTGCTCGTCCTCATTTTTCCCACATGGTGGTTCGGGCTTCCGGCGATACTCAAAGGCTGGATAGATCGGGTTTTTGCTCCGGGTATTGCCTACGACCATGCGCCGGATTTTGGCCGCATGGTCCCAAGACTTACCAAGCTGCAATCCTGCCTTGCTATCACGACGCTCGGCTCGCCCTGGTGGATAGACTGGCTCATCATGTTTCGACCGGTTCGCCGCATACTTTCACGCGCCATTATCGGCACGTGCGCCCCAACGGCCCGTTTTTCCATGCTTTCACTATACAATACGGAAAAGATTTCCATCGGCAGATTGGCGGCTTTTGAGAGAATGCTGACGCAGAAATTGCAAAAACTGATCTGA
- a CDS encoding DUF3096 domain-containing protein: protein MIAQIAIAPLVALIAGIVILIAPRLLNYVVALYLIIIGVVGLFPNLLS, encoded by the coding sequence ATGATTGCTCAGATCGCCATTGCTCCGCTCGTCGCTTTGATAGCGGGCATCGTCATCCTCATAGCTCCTCGACTGCTGAATTACGTGGTTGCGCTTTATCTGATCATCATCGGCGTCGTAGGGCTTTTCCCAAATCTGCTCAGTTAA